A stretch of DNA from Borrelia anserina Es:
GAATATAATTAGATGCGAGTTTTTTGAGTTTGCCTTTATGTTTAACTATAATAATTTTTAACTTTCCATTAATTTTGCCAGCTATTTTGAATTTAATTGGTGATCTAATATTATCAAGTAATTTGATAATGATCTCTCCAGGTATGTTTGGATTAACATTTACTTCGACTCTTGCATGTAAAAATGCCTTAAAGAGTAAATGGAAACTTTCATCTGTTCCTATTGATTTGATTGCAAATATTATTGCTTGAAGAGAGTTGATGAGATCTTTTTTAAGGCCTTTTTTTAAATGGGATGCGTTAAATAGTGATAGCATCATTAATGCAATGTATCTTGAGTTGATAGTTTCTTTTATGTTAATTGTAGCGAAATTTTGAGATAGTTCATCAAGTTCTTTTAATAGTTGTTTTTTAAATTTAAGTTCGCTTTGTGTAATCTTTGCAATTTGTGTATTTTGTAAAAATTTTGGTATTGTTTTCATTATCCTTATTCTCTATCGATTATGAGTCTTAGATGTTCATCAAAGGATATCAGCTCATTTTCTTTAATCTCTACATCGGTGTTAAATTGAAACTCAGGTGCTTTAATTTTTGTTATCTTGGTTTCTGAGTCTTCTTTTATGCAAATGCCGATCCTCATATTTTTGATTCCTTTAATTAGGCCTACAGGGCTTAGAAAATTTTGGTATCTAAATGAGATTCCCATATCTTTATATTTATATTGTTTAATGTTTTTGTAAATTTCTCTTATTTGTCTGTCTATTTCTTTGTATATTCCCTCTGTTTCAGTTTTGTATAGTACTTTTAAATATGCGTATTTGATTTTTCCTAAGTTAAATCTGTATGTCTTTTTTTGTCCATTATCGTTTGAAAACTCAAGTTTTATTTCACCTTGAAATGCTGTGCCACTGGGAGCAGTGTAATATATTGCTTTCCAGATTTTTATTTGTGTTGCATTGTCGATTTCATTTTCAATAGTTCTACTTTCTGTGTATTGTTCAGTAAATATAATATAAATTTCAATTGTTCCTGCTGAGCTTATGATATTTGCATGTTCTATTTCTGGAATTGCTAGAAGTGCTTGTTTTATTGCTTCATAAGTCGAACTTGTTGGTATGCTTAGGGATGCTTGTAATTTTTTAAAATATGTTCCCCCTTCTTTAAGTGTTGCAAATAGTTCGTTTAAAGCTTTAATTATTTCCATATCGATTGCGGAACTTGGGTAATTTATTATGTCAAATATTGAGTTATCTTTGATTGAAATATTATATTCTTTTTTAAGTATTTCTTTTTTTATGCTTTGTATCTCTTCTATTGATTTTGTGAGGATTCCAATTTCTTTGTCGAATAGGATTTTCATGATTTATATTCCATACTTAGCGTCTCTCCAGCTAGGAAAAACTCTAATGTTATTTTTTTACCTTCTTGTGTTTTTCTAACATTTAATATGTCGATGTTTGAGGTTTTCAAGGTATTTGCAAAGAAAGTTTTAATATCTTCTTCTCTGTGTATCTTTAATAGTTTTATGAAGACATTAAAGTTAAGTCCATAATTTTTGTTATAAAGACTACCAATCGGTGTTTTTAGGTATAAGAATAATCTTTGTTTTTGCTCATTAACTCCATCTACTATTTTTAAATCATTATCAAAAATTATATTAAATTCATTATCTATTTTAATATCCATTTTTAACTACCTTGAGCATTAATTATATCATATTTAGCAAAAATAGTGTGCAATTTTAACAAAAAATTGTAATAATATAACATTAGATCTGATCTAAATTTGATCTAAAAAAGAAGATTCGATATTAAATCGAATCTTATAGTATCATCTTCTTATAGTCTTGAAATATTTGTTTGCCTTTATTTAATTTTAAACAAAGGCAACTTAAATGTCAATATTTTTATTAATAATATTATAATTTTTATTCTTAATTTGTTTTAATTTTTCTTACGTAAATTTATAGTCCAGTAAATGTCTTACTACGAAATTGATCTCTTTTAAAAAAGAGACTCTTTAGTTTTAAAGAGTCTCCAAGGTGAGAAGAATATAAAAATGAGATTCGTTGGCTTTTTAAATAGAATTTCATTTTCATTACTTTAAATCATTGATTGATAGCAGGTTATAATTAACTATCCTTTTGTTTTCAATATAAATCTAATTTTGACTTTTTTATTTTTTTAGATTTATATTCTCTATGGCATTCATTTTTTTTAAAGGCACCACATAAGAAGACTAAAAGAATAAATGAAGATGATATATTCTTATATACTTATACATTGTTTTACCTTATAATCATGTTTTTTATTATTTTCATATTATACATTTTTAATTAATGATCTGCAATAATAAAGATATTAAAATCGAATAGTTTTTTTAGAGCAGATAATTTTTTTAGAATTTTGTTATTCTTTTAAAAAAATATAAATTTTCAAAGATCAGGTTTTTTAAACTTTAATTTTAGGAGTTGTTAGCTGTATGAGTGATGAGTTTTGTTTGATAAGTAAAATCATTGATTAAGTTTTTAATAATAAATTTTTGCCACTAACTTTTTGTCAGTGACAAAATCAATGTTTAAACTTTAAAAAGTGATTTTCATGAAGGATATATGTAATCCTTTTAAAAAAGCTGTTAAACCTTGTAAGCTATAGTTTTTTTGCTTCCAAAATACAAATTCTACCACTCATGTTCTCTGTTATATCCGTCGTTTTCATGGTAGCTATCTTCCTCCCTATCTCCATTTAACGATTTGCATGAAAGCATCATAAGTAACATTAAAAATACGTATTTTTTCATCTTTTATCCTTTATCCTAAAATTGTATCAAGTATATTTTAACATTTAGTATAATTTAATATTATCAAATTATGTTTTAAAAGTCTAGAATTGTTATTTGGCAATTTTTTATTTTAGAATTTAGGAGGATTATTTATTTGAGGTCTCCTTAGGAGATTTTTGTTTTTTAAATTTATTATTAAGCTAGGTTTTTACACTCTTTTTTGATGAAATCGTTTGCTTGTGATTAATTGTTTTAATTATTCCAAAGTTGAAAATTTATTAACAATTTTTTTAGTGTTATTAGTTCTTTTTTTATTTATGAGCTTGAAATTTTTATTTTCATATTGATAAGTGCAGTTTTGAGTCTAATTATCAATAAGTTTGAATTAAAAAGATGTACTAGTATATTGAAAGTATTTTATAATAACTCTAGTGATTTATTATAGATTTGGTGATTTTATTTTGAGGGTTTGGTATTAAAGAGGTTAAACTTGAAAAGGAGATATTTAATGGTAAAGGTGAAAGTGAAGAATTACATTTTATTTTTTTTATTACTGTCAATGGGGTGTAATAACACAGATACAGGGAGATTTCAAGATGTTGCTTTAGCCCTGTCTAAAGGTAATCTTCTTGGGAAGAGTTTGGTTAAGATGGATTTATTGACAGAGGGCTTATTGATTGAAGAGGGCTTATTTGAAAAGGATGTGCTTAAAAGAGAACTAGTTGAAGTAGATGGTGGCAAGTCAGATTTAAAAAAAGGTACAGGAGAAAATTCAGTAGTCAAGGTTGATGTTGGATCGAAAAAGGTTGATGCTGAATTGGAAGACGATATAGAGCTTAAGATTCAAAATTTGCTAGACGAATTTAAGTTGTCAGATCAACAAAGAGCAATCATTATGGATTTAAAGTGTGTATTAACTGATCCTTCTATTGGTAATGATGAAGGTTATAAAACATATTCTAGAGAGGAGTTTTATGATTTGTTAAATCACACAGGTAATGCTAATTCTAGTTTAATGTCTAAAGTTACTTTTGTTGATTCAATGACAGCATATATTATGCCTATTTTCTATGAACTAAGAGAAATTGAGGGATTTATTGAGCATATGGAGGATGGAGAAAGAAAACAAGCATTCGGAGATAAGTTAACTTTGAAATTACAAAGATATCAATTAGGCTTAAAAGGGTGTTTTACTGTGCAAAAGGATGATTCTGTTTATATTAGGTTGCTTTCTAATCTTTATACCTATGGTAATTTATTGAAGGGCTGGTTTCGTGATATTAAAGATGATGATGCTTCAATCTCGGAGTTTGAAAAGATTTATGCAGAGATGTCTGTAGATGAGCAAGAAATAATTGATTATATGAGAAGTGTAGCAATGAAGAATTATACTGGTTTTATGAAGGATCGACGTTATCTCTATAATCATGATGAAATAGGGTCTTATCGCTTGTTAGTCGAGTTTGGTGCTACTAGGCTTAAAAAGATTTGCGATGTTCTTAAAGTAATAGTAGAAGCTAGAGTGGCTGTTGCTAATATTAAGGACAGATCAAGCGTGTTGTATCTAGGTCTGTCAGGGCCACTTTATCATTACATGAATGGATTTGCAGCATACCTAAAAGGGGTATTCAATCTCTCTAGTAGTGTTGATGAGATGTATACTAAGATTCTGGATTCTTTTGATGGGGATAAGTTTAATTTATATAATATGGTGCATGTTAAAGAAAGGGCTCTTGCTATTATAGAAAGTGAAAAGGAACACGGAGTTATATAGTAAAGAGGGTATCATGTGAGAAGTAATCTATTATCTAATAGGTACTAATGTTTCGGATATTATAAAATGTGTGGTAATTAGTGTTTAAAGTACAAAGAAAGACAGGAATAGTTATTGAAGATTAGAAGTATGAATTAAAAGAAGAATTAAAATGTAGGTTTGATAAATTTAAGGTATAACTATATAGATGAGTAGGAAATATTAGGGTCTTAGAAATTAGTCTGAGACCTTTATTTATATTTATTAGTATTAACGTTGATGTTTATGTTAGAATTTAAGTAATAGAGTTACCATATCAACATGGTAGCATAATCAATAAACTATCTAGTTTTAATCAATAAACTAGATAGTTTAGTTTAGAGGAGATATTTAATGGTAAAGGTGAAAGTGAAGAATTACATTTTATTTTTTTTATTACTGTCGTTAGGGTGTAATAATACAGGTACAAAAAAATTTAAAGATTCTATTTTTGATATATCTAAAACTAGCTTTGTTGGGAAGAGATTGGGCAAAGGTATTAACTTG
This window harbors:
- a CDS encoding DUF2634 domain-containing protein, whose protein sequence is MDIKIDNEFNIIFDNDLKIVDGVNEQKQRLFLYLKTPIGSLYNKNYGLNFNVFIKLLKIHREEDIKTFFANTLKTSNIDILNVRKTQEGKKITLEFFLAGETLSMEYKS
- a CDS encoding BTA121 domain-containing protein surface lipoprotein, which produces MVKVKVKNYILFFLLLSMGCNNTDTGRFQDVALALSKGNLLGKSLVKMDLLTEGLLIEEGLFEKDVLKRELVEVDGGKSDLKKGTGENSVVKVDVGSKKVDAELEDDIELKIQNLLDEFKLSDQQRAIIMDLKCVLTDPSIGNDEGYKTYSREEFYDLLNHTGNANSSLMSKVTFVDSMTAYIMPIFYELREIEGFIEHMEDGERKQAFGDKLTLKLQRYQLGLKGCFTVQKDDSVYIRLLSNLYTYGNLLKGWFRDIKDDDASISEFEKIYAEMSVDEQEIIDYMRSVAMKNYTGFMKDRRYLYNHDEIGSYRLLVEFGATRLKKICDVLKVIVEARVAVANIKDRSSVLYLGLSGPLYHYMNGFAAYLKGVFNLSSSVDEMYTKILDSFDGDKFNLYNMVHVKERALAIIESEKEHGVI
- a CDS encoding DUF276 domain-containing protein (DUF276 is restricted to Borreliella and related spirochetes.), which gives rise to MKILFDKEIGILTKSIEEIQSIKKEILKKEYNISIKDNSIFDIINYPSSAIDMEIIKALNELFATLKEGGTYFKKLQASLSIPTSSTYEAIKQALLAIPEIEHANIISSAGTIEIYIIFTEQYTESRTIENEIDNATQIKIWKAIYYTAPSGTAFQGEIKLEFSNDNGQKKTYRFNLGKIKYAYLKVLYKTETEGIYKEIDRQIREIYKNIKQYKYKDMGISFRYQNFLSPVGLIKGIKNMRIGICIKEDSETKITKIKAPEFQFNTDVEIKENELISFDEHLRLIIDRE
- a CDS encoding DUF735 family protein, producing MKTIPKFLQNTQIAKITQSELKFKKQLLKELDELSQNFATINIKETINSRYIALMMLSLFNASHLKKGLKKDLINSLQAIIFAIKSIGTDESFHLLFKAFLHARVEVNVNPNIPGEIIIKLLDNIRSPIKFKIAGKINGKLKIIIVKHKGKLKKLASNYIPKDFKNSVYGFIKSLIPAGRTIKIFDIHSKEIK